From one Dama dama isolate Ldn47 chromosome 4, ASM3311817v1, whole genome shotgun sequence genomic stretch:
- the NR1H2 gene encoding oxysterols receptor LXR-beta: MSTPTTNSVDTPLPGNGPSTPSSSPGGKEDGPEPCPGGADPDAPSTDGADSASVVVILDTAEEPERKRKKGPAPKMLGDELCQVCGDTASGFHYNVLSCEGCKGFFRRSVIRGGAGRYACRGGGTCQMDAFMRRKCQQCRLRKCKEAGMREQCVLSKEQIRKKKIRKQQQQQQQSSPTGPGVSSSSPASGPGASPGGSDGGGQGSGEGEGIQLTAAQELMIQQLVAAQLQCNKRSFSDQPKVTPWPLGADPQSRDARQQRFAHFTELAIISVQEIVDFAKQVPGFLQLGREDQIALLKASTIEIMLLETARRYNHETECITFLKDFTYSKDDFHRAGLQVEFINPIFEFSRAMRRLGLDDAEYALLIAINIFSADRPNVQEPSRVEALQQPYVDALLSYTRIKRPQDQLRFPRMLMKLVSLRTLSSVHSEQVFALRLQDKKLPPLLSEIWDVHE, encoded by the exons ATGTCCACCCCTACCACGAATTCCGTGGATACCCCCTTGCCTG GAAATGGCCCCAGCACCCCCTCTTCTTCACCTGGGGGAAAGGAGGATGGTCCTGAACCATGCCCTGGAGGGGCGGATCCTGATGCCCCAAGCACTGATGGGGCCGACTCAGCCTCCGTCGTGG TCATCCTAGACACAGCAGAGGAGCCGGAGCGCAAGCGAAAGAAGGGCCCAGCTCCAAAGATGCTGGGCGACGAGCTGTGCCAAGTGTGCGGGGACACAGCCTCCGGCTTCCACTACAACGTGCTCAGCTGTGAAGGCTGCAAGGGCTTCTTCCGCCGAAGTGTGATCCGAGGCGGGGCCGGGCGCTATGCCTGCCGGGGCGGTGGCACCTGCCAGATGGACGCCTTCATGCGGCGCAAGTGCCAGCAGTGCCGGCTGCGGAAATGCAAGGAGGCAGGGATGCGGGAGCAAT GCGTCCTCTCTAAAGAACAGATCCGGAAGAAGAAGATTcggaaacagcagcagcagcagcaacagtcgTCACCCACGGGGCCAGGagtcagcagcagcagcccagctTCTGGGCCTGGGGCCTCCCCTGGAGGGTCCGACGGGGGTGGCCAGGGCTCCGGAGAAGGTGAAGGTATCCAGTTAACAGCTGCTCAGGAACTAATGATCCAGCAGTTGGTGGCGGCCCAGCTGCAGTGCAATAAACGCTCCTTCTCCGACCAGCCCAAAGTCACG CCCTGGCCCTTGGGTGCAGACCCTCAGTCCCGTGATGCTCGCCAGCAGCGTTTCGCCCACTTCACGGAGCTGGCCATCATCTCCGTGCAGGAGATCGTGGACTTCGCTAAACAGGTGCCTGGCTTCCTGCAGCTGGGTCGCGAAGACCAGATCGCCCTCCTGAAGGCCTCTACCATTGAG ATCATGCTACTGGAGACGGCCAGACGCTACAACCACGAGACCGAGTGCATCACCTTCCTAAAGGATTTCACCTACAGCAAGGATGACTTCCACCGCGCGG GCCTGCAGGTGGAATTCATCAACCCCATCTTCGAGTTCTCGCGGGCCATGAGGCGCCTGGGCCTGGACGATGCCGAGTACGCCCTCCTCATCGCCATCAACATCTTCTCAGCCGACCGGCCCAACGTGCAGGAGCCCAGCCGAGTGGAGGCCCTGCAGCAGCCCTACGTGGACGCGCTATTGTCTTACACCCGCATCAAGAGGCCACAG GACCAGCTGCGCTTCCCCCGCATGCTGATGAAGCTTGTGAGCCTGCGCACGCTCAGCTCTGTGCACTCGGAGCAGGTCTTTGCCCTGCGGCTCCAGGACAAGAAGCTGCCGCCTTTGCTGTCTGAGATCTGGGACGTCCATGAGTGA